The window TAGCTGGAATTGCTGCAGCTTATTATTTAAATAGTAATCAAAATGTTTTTGGTAAAGATAATAAATTAACATGGGGCGGTTTTGTTGGTATTCATTTACCATCAACTACAAGATTTATTCAAGGTTTTAAATTTGGTATTCAATGAGCAAATGAAAAACTAAAAAACAAAAAAGTTAAACAAACAGAAAATAATGAAGAAAAAGAATGAATTAATGTAGAACAAGTCTTTGCTACGAATTATCAATCAGGAGATTTTTCGCCAACATCAGATAAAGCAAAAGCAATTGTTAATCAATTAGTTTCTAATAATGTTGATTTAATTTTACCAGTGGCTGGACCTCAAATCGATTATGCAACAACAGCTGCTGCTGAATCAAGTAAACCAATCGTTGTTGTTGGTGTTGATACAGAACAAGAATTAGATGATAATACAAATAAAGCACGTATTAGTGAAAATAATAAATCATTAGCTAACGGTAAAACAATTATTTTTTCTATTGTTAAACGTTTAGATTTAGCTTTTAAAGGTGCTTTATTAAAAGCATCAGAAGGGGCACAATTAACTAATGATATTAACAAAGACGCTTATAAATTAGGAACACACACTGAAGCAAGTTTTAATAAAAATACTTATGTTGATAATACAGCGTTAGTTGAATTATCAAAAGCTGGACATCAGTATTTAATTGATGCAATTAAATTAAGTGGTTTAAAAGAAGTAAATGATTATAAAACAATTGTTGAAATAATCCAAGAAGATCCTTTATTTAAACTTTTATCACAAATTGGAACTAAAAAATTAGATGAAGTTGCTACTAAATCACAACAAGGTGATTGAGTATTAAAAAGCGAATATCAAGATTTACCATTTATACAATTACAAAAAATGTTAGGTGGATTAGTTTATGTTGATCAAAAAAATGAACTATATCCATATGAATTATCTAATTCATTTTATTTAGAAAAAGATCCAAATAAACGTCAAGCTTCAAGAGCTTTTTATAATTATTGAAATGCTAAAGATGCTAATCAAATAAATTTAGTTAAGATATTTTTAGGACAATCAGTTGATGTACTAAAAGATAAATCATTTTCTGAGTCAATTTATAAGGGATTAGAAGAATTTTATAAATCTAAAAACATTATTATTCCTAAATTATATTAGTTAACTTATTAAGTTGCTTTTTACCCATAAATAATATATAATTCTATATTGTATAAAGAAAGTAGTTTAAAACTCACCTGATTTCTGTTTATTTGGGAATAGGTTAATGCTTAATATTTCGATTATTACATCATTTATTCATGTTATAGATATAAATGATTTTCTTTATACATTTAATTTTTAATTAGGAGTGTTTAATGAATACACCAAACAATCAACGCCATATGTCATCAAATAATGATGCACGTAAAAATCAACCTTTAATTAATGATCAAATTCGTTTTCGAACAATGGTTGTAATTGATGACCATGGTAATAATTTAGGTGAAATGAATCGTATTGATGCCCTTAATTTAGCCGCTTCAAAGAATTTAGATTTAGTTGTTATTGCTAAAAAAGGAAATATTCCTGTAACAAAAATTTTAGATTATGGTAAGTACAAATACGAACAAAAACGTCGTCAAAAAGAATCAAGAAAAAATCAAACAATTATTAAGGTAAAAGAAATCAAAATTAAACCAATGATTGGTGAACATGATTTAAAAGTAAGAGCAGAAAATGCTAAACGTTGATTAGAAGATAAAGACAACGTGAAATTTGTGATTGAAGCACGTGGACGTATGTGTACAAAAGATGAATTTATTGTACAAGCTTATGAAAAATTCATTGACTTAATTAAAGATTATGGTACAGTTGTTCAAGCTAATAAAAAAGTTAGCAATTATCGATATGAAACAATTATTGAACCAATTAAAAAATAAGGAAGGTAACTATAATGGCTAAAATTAGACAAAAAACAAAAAGAGCTGTTGCAAAACGTTTTAGTATTACAAAAAATGGTAAATTAAAACGTAAACACGCTTATAGATCACATTTAGCTCTAGGTCGTTCAACAAAAGCTAAACGTCATTTAAGAAAAGACGCAATTATGAGCACATCTGACACAAAAAGATATACTCAATGCTTATAGTTAGAATATAAATAATTTAATAGTTATAAATAGTATTTAAGGAGTAAATTAGCAATGAGAGTAAAAGGTGGAAGTGTTACACGTCAACGTCGTAAAAGATGATTAGAAAAAGCTGAAGGTTCATGAGGAACACGTAATACCTCATATAGAATTGCTCGTCAAACAGTAATTCGTGCTGCAGAGTATGCATATCGTGATCGTCGTAATAAAAAGCGTGATTTTAGAAAATTATGAATTTCAAGAATTAATGCTGCAGTTCGTGAATTAGGATATACATATTCACAATTTATGAATGCATTAGTAAAAGCTAATGTTGTTACTAAAGATGGTCAAGGTTTAAATAGAAAAATGCTATCTGAATTAGCAATTAACAACCCTGAAGCATTTAATCAATTAGTTGATAAAGTAATGAAATAATATTAGATAAAAATATACTTGCCAATTGCTGGTTATAGTATATTTTTTATTTTTATCTTGTTTTTTACTTTTGTTTCGTGTATAATTTTAAAGGTTTTGTTATTGTTGAGATTGCTGATACGCCAAGAAACGTTGTCAATAAAACGTATCAGGTAACTCATTAATACACAATTCTTATGATTCGCATAATATATCGATGCAAAAGGAGACAACATTTTATGAATCAAGAATTAAGAATTAGATTAGAATCTTATGACCACAGATTATTAGATGATACAGTAAAAACAATTGTAAACATTTCTAACTCTACAGGTTCTAAATTAAGAGGTCCAATTCCTCTACCAACTAAAAAGGAAATTTTTACAATTTTAAGATCACCACATGTTAATAAATCAAGTCGTGAACAATTTGAAAGAAGAACACACAAACGTTTAATTATTTTAGAAAATCCACAACCTAAAACAATGGAAGCTTTAAAACGTTTATCAGTTCCATTTGGTGTTGAAGTTACTTTCAAAATTTAATTCATTAGGAGGCAAGTAAAAAAAATGAAATCATTATTAGGAACAAAAGTTGGCATGACTCAAGTTTTTACAGAAACAGGTAAAGCTGTAGCTGCCACAGTTATCTATGTTGAACCAAATAAGGTTTTAGCTGTTAAAACTAATGAAAAAGACGGCTACAGTGCAATTCAAATTGGTTATGAAACAGTAAAAGAAAAAGCATTAAACAAACCATTATTAGGTCAATTCAAAAAAGCAAATTCAGATCCAAAACGTCACATTAAAGAATTTAGAGATGTTGTTGCTGAAGTTGGTGCTGAATTAACAGTTAGTGAATTTGAACCAGGACAATTAGTTAATGCACAAGCATATACTAAAGGACACGGATTTACAGGTTCAATTAAACGTCATAATTTTAGTATGGGTCCAATGGGCCATGGTGCTGGTTATCCACATCGTTATGTTGGTTCTATTGCTAAAGGACGTGGGGGTAGTCAAGCTCAACGTGTTTTCAAAGGAACTAAATTACCTGGTCATTATGGACATGAATTAGTAACAACTAAAAACTTACTAGTATTAGATGTTAAAGCAAATGAAAATTTAATCCTAATTAAAGGTGCTATTCCAGGACCAAAAGGTTCAATTGTTTTATTAAAATCAGCTAAAAAAGTTGGCCATATCGTAAGCGATCCACAAGTTGTTAACTACTTAGCTAATAAAGCATCATCAAGTGAAGCAAACGAATAAGGAGTTAGTCATGGCAAAAATTAAATTATTATCTATTGATGGTAACTTCGCAAAAGAACTTGAAGTAACCTCTGATCTTTTTGTTGAAGTACCTCACAAACAAGCAATGTTTGACTCAGTGCTTGCTGAAAATGCAGCTGAACGTCAAGGTACACATTCAACCCTAACAAAGGGTGAAGTTCGTGGTGGTGGTAAAAAACCATGAAGACAAAAACACACAGGTAAAGCACGTACAGGTTCAACACGTAACCCACATTGAACAGGTGGGGGTGTGGTATTTGGTCCAAAACCAAATCGTAACTACAATTTAAAAGTTAATGCAAAAGTAAGACTATTAGCTTTCAAATCAGCATTAACTATTAAATTGAATGAAGGAAAAATGCTAGGTTTAGTAGCAAATAGCGATTTAGAAACACCTTCAACTAAAAAAATGGTAAATTTCATTAATAATGCTAACTTAGAAAATCAAAAAGTTTTATTAGTAATAGTCGACAATTTTAGTAATATTAAAAAATCAACAAACAATTTACAAAAAGTTACAACAAAATTATGATACCAAGTTTCAGTTCGTGATTTAATGCATGCAAATGTTGTTGTTGTGGCTGAAGAAGCATTTACAAATTACGCAAGAAAGGTAAGTAAATAATCATGGAATTAACAAGAGTTATTTTACATCCATATACGACAGAAAAAACTTATTCTATTCGTAATAAAAGCGAGCATGAAACATTAACTTTTATTGTTGATAAAAATGCTAATAAATACCAAATTCGTGAAGCATTTATTGCGATTTTTGGTTTAAAACCACTTAAAATTCGTACTACAAATCGTCGTCCTGCAAAAATTCGTACTTCAACAGCTAGACCAGGATATACAAAAGCAAAAAAAATTGCTTATGTAGTAATGCCAGTAGGTGTTAAAGTAGCTGTAAGTAAAGAAGAAGTTGAAGCAGCAAACGCAAAGTAGTTTAAAACAAAATTAAAAATAACAGTCGAAAAGCAAATTAGAAAGAGGCAATTATGGCAGTTAAACGTATTAAAAACCATAGTAGTGGTAAAAGACAAACTGTTGTTGTTGATTACAAATCGATTTTAACAACAAGTAAACCAGAAAAATCATTGCTTGTTACTTTACCTAAAAAAGCAGGTAGAAACAATCAAGGGAAAATTACAATTAGACACCATGGTGGTGGTCATAAACGTAAATATCGTATTATTGACTTTAAAAGAAATAAAGATAATATTTATGGAACTATTAAATCAATTGAATACGATCCAAACAGAACATCATTTATTTCATTAGTTGTTTACGCTGATGGAGAAAAACGTTATATTATTGCTCCTAAAGGAATTAAAGTGGGCGATAAAATTATTTCAGGAAATGAAAACATTGATATTTTATTAGGTAATTCATTACCACTTGAATTTATTCCAGAAGGTACATTAGTTCACAATATTGAACTATCACCAAATGCTGGTGGTCAAATTACAAGAAGTGCTGGTGCTAGTGCACAAATTCTTGGTTTTGATGAAACTAAAAAATATATTTTAGTTAAATTAAACTCAGGCGAAGTTCGTAAATTTAGAAAAGAATGTCGTGCTACAATTGGAACTGTTTCAAATGATGAACACATTCTTGAAAATTTAGGTAAAGCTGGTAAATCACGTCATTTAGGGGTTCGTCCAACAGTTCGTGGTTCTGCAATGAACCCTAATGATCACCCACATGGGGGTGGTGAAGGTCGTTCACCAGTTGGTATGGATGCACCTCGTACACCTTGAGGTAAACGTCACATGGGTGTTAAAACTCGCAACAATAAGAAATCATCAACGAGCATGATTGTTCGTCGTCGTAAATAATATAGAAAGGATTAATCGCGATGTCTAGAAGTTTAAAAAAAGGTGCTTACGCTGATCCTAGTTTATTAAAAAAAGTTGAAGCAGCTAATGCATCAGTTTCTAAAAAACCAATCAAAACATGATCTAGAAGAAGTCAAATTTTTCCAAACTTTGTTGGATTAACATTTGAAGTTCATAATGGTAAAACTTTCTTAAAAGTTTACGTAACAGAAGATATGATTGGTCACAAATTAGGTGAATTTGCACCAACACGTAATTTCAAAAACCATACAGAAGCTAAACGTTAGAAAGAAAGGTAATTTATAGATATGACAAATAAAGTTATTCAAAGAAATATTCATATTTCGCACCGTAAAGCTTCTCTTGTAATTGATTTAGTTCGAAACAAGCCAGTACATGAAGCAATTCGAATTTTAAGTAATACACCAAAGAAGTTTGCTCCAATCGTTTTGAAATTACTTAACTCAGCAATTTCAAACGTTCAACATAACTCTAAAGATATGGATCCAAGTAAACTATATATTTACAAAATTGTAGCTAATCAAGGTCCAACAATGAAAAGAACACTACCACGTGCTAAGGGTTCTGCTGATCAATTATTTAAACGTACAACACATTTAGAAATTGTTTTATCTGATGATGTTAATGAACGTGAAAAAGAATTAGCAGCTATTAAAGCTAAAAAATCAAAAAAACCATTAGCAGTTGAACCGATTGCTAAAGTTGAAACTAAAAAAGTTGCTAAACCAAGCAAAGTAGAAATAAAACCAGTTGAAAAAGACGAAAACGTTGATCCAGAACTTTTAAAACGTGAACAACAAGTTTTAAAAGTTGTTGAAAAAACTGCTTCACAAAAAGAAGAAGAAACTACTGAAACAATTATGATTTCAACATCACCTAAGAATGCACAAGTTTTATTTGATGATTTAGAAAAAAATGTAATCTTTTATAAAACAACACCTATTAATAAAGTTTTACGTGTACTAGTTTATGTAACTAGCCCAACTAAAAAAGTTGTTGGTGAATTTGATTTAGAATCAGTTGAAATTGGTGCAATTTCATCAATTTGAAGAAAATACAGCAAACAATCTGTAATTTCTAAAAAAGAATATGATGCTTACTATGAAGGAAAAGATAAAGCACATGCACTTGTAAGCAAAAAAGCATATAAATACCGTAATCCAAAAGATCTTAGCGAATATAACATGACTAAAGGTCCAAGTGGATTCCAATATTTAAAATAGGGTAAGGGAGATTTTACAAATGGGTCAAAAAGTAAATCCAAATGGACTAAGATTTGGGATCAACAAACAATGACTATCTCGTTGAGTGCCAACTGATCAATTACAAATGGCTAAATGATTAGTTGAAGATGATAAGATTAGAAAATATTTATCAACAAAATATAAAAATGCTGGTATTGATCATGTAGAAATTGAACGTGACCAACAACGGGTAAATGTTTATGTATATGCTGTACAAAGTGGTTTATTAATTGGAACAGAAGCATCAGAAAAGAAATTAATTGAATTAGCAATTAACAAAATCGTTGGTCGTAAACAATTAGTATCTTTAAAAGTAGTTGAAGTTCAAATTCCAGAATTACAAGCTTCATTAATGGCACGTGAAATTGCCGACGCAATTGAAAATAGAGTTTCATTTAGAATTGCTCAAAAAATGGTAATTAAAAAAGTTCTAAAAGCTGGTGCTAGAGGTATTAAAACACATGTTTCAGGTCGTTTAGGTGGCGTGGAAATGGCACGTGAAGAAGGATATACACAAGGTGTAATGACCTTACATACATTACGTGCAGATATTGATTATTCAATGCAAGAAGCACATACAACTTATGGAATTATTGGTGTTAAAGTTTGAATTAATCGTGGCGAATTATTTGGTAACAAATTAGTAAACAGTGTTGCGCATGCTGCAAATAAGGAATTTAGTCGTAGTTCAAAACCAAAAAAAGGATCATTTAATCGTTCATCAAGATCAAAAAATACTAAACCTGCTCCAAAACAAGCAGTTAGCGAATAGGAGATTATAAAATTATGTTACAACCAAAAAGAACAAAATTTCGTAAGCCTCATAAAGTAAGCTACGAAGGTAAAGCTAAAGGAAATAAACAAGTTGATTTTGGTGAATTTGGATTAATGGCACTAGAAGGTGCATGAATTGATGCGCGTCAAATTGAATCAGCACGGATTGCAATTTCAAAACGTTTATTAAAAACTGGTAAAATGTGAATTCGTATTTTCCCACATATGTCATTAACTAAAAAACCATTAGAAGTACGTATGGGTTCTGGTAAAGGTAGTCCAGAAAAATGAGTAGCAGTTGTAAAGGCTGGAACAGTAATGTTTGAAATTGCTAATGTTTCAGAAGAATTAATGTGTGAAGCTTTACGTGCTGCTGGAAATAAGTTACCAATTAAAGTAAAAATTGTTAAGAAGGGAGAAGCTAACTAATGAGTAGTATTGCACAAGATCTTCGTAAAAAAGATAGCTTAGAACTTGAAAAAATTGTTATTGAGCTTAAAGCCAAATTATTAGAACTTCGTTTTGCAGCTGCGAATGGGGAAGCAGAAAAACTTCATACAGCCAAAGAAATTCGTAAAACAATTGCACGTGCATTAACAATTTTAAATGAACGTGAATTAGCAGAAAAATTAAACAACAAGGAGGCTAATAAATAATGGAAAGAAGCCGTCGTAAAGTTTTAGAAGGGTTAGTAGTTTCAGATAAAATGCAAAAAACTGTTGTTGTTAGTGTTGAAACTAAAAGCAAACACCCAATATATAGAAAACTTGTAATTAGTCATAAAAAATACCACGCACACAATGATAATGATGATGCCAAAGTTGGTGACCTTGTTGAAATCACTGAAACTCGTCCATTAAGTGCAACAAAAAATTGAAGAGTTAGCAAAATTTTAGAAAGAGCACGTTAGTGCAACTAAGGAGAAGATTATGATTCAACATATGACAAGACTAAAAGTTGCAGATAACACAGGTGCTAAAGAAGTTGGAGTAATCAAAGTGCTTGGTGGCTCTAAAAAACGTTATGCATCAGTGGGCGATATTGTAGTTGTCTCAGTTAAAAAAGCAACACCTGCTGGTTTAATTGCTAAAGGACAAATGGCCAAAGCTGTAATTGTTAGAACAAAAAAATCAATTCGTCGTGAGTCTGGTTTATTAATTAGATTTGACGAAAACGCATGTGTACTTATTAAAGAGGATAAGACACCAAGAGGATCACGTATTTTTGGTCCTGTAGCAAGAGAAATTCGTGATCGTGGATACACAAAAATTGCTTCTCTTGCTCCTGAAGTATTATAGGAGGTTAGCAGATAATGAACAGAATTAAAAAAGGCGATACAGTTGTTGTTATTTCAGGTAAAAACAAAAATAAATCTGGCGTAGTTATTCAAGTTAACCCTAAAGAACAAACAGCACTTGTTGAAGGCGTTAATAAAATTAAACGTCATCAAAAGAAAGATCAAACGCATGAACAATCTGGAATTATTGAAAAAGAAGCTCCAATTCGTTTATGTAAATTAGCATTAGTTGATCCTAAAGGAAAAGATAAAGGTAAAGCAACTAAAGTTAAATATTTACTTAAAGATAACAAAAAAGTTCGTGTAGCACGTAAAAGTGGTTCAGAACTTGATGTAAATAAAAAATAAAAAGGAAGGATAAGTTATGGCATTCTTAAAAGATTTATATAAAAATAAAGTTGCTAAAGATTTGCAAAAAGAATTTGCTTATTCTTCTGTAATGCAAATTCCTAAAATTGAAAAAGTAGTTATTAACGCAGGAATTGGAAATGCTGTTGCTGATAAAAAACATTTAGAAGCAGCTATTTCAGAATTAACTTTGATTACAGGACAAAGACCTGTTGAAACAAAAGCTAAAAAATCAATTGCAACATTTAAATTACGTGCTGGTCAAAGTATTGGTGCTAAAGTTACATTACGTGGCGATCGTATGTGAGCATTTATTGAAACTTTATTTAATATTGCTTTACCTCGTGTACGTGATTTTAAAGGAATTTCAAATAATTCGTTTGATAACCAAGGTAACTACACTTTAGGTATTAAAGAACAAATTATTTTCCCTCAAGTTGTTTATGATGATGTTAAATCAGTGCGTGGTTTTGATGTAACATTTGTTACAACTGCAAAAACAGCCCAAGAAGCTAAAGCATTACTAGTGGGACTAGGTGCTCCATTTCAAAAAGTAAGAGGAGACAAATAATTTATGGCGAAAAAATCATTAATTGCTAAGCAAAAAAAACATCAAAAATTTGCAGTTCGTGAATACACTCGTTGCGTAAGATGTGGTCGTCCACATGCTGTTAATCGTAAATTTGGTGTATGTCGTCTTTGCTTTAGAGATTTAGCTTACGCTGGTGCAATTCCAGGAATTAAGAAAGCATCTTGATAGGAGGATAGATATGTATTTAGATCCAATTGCTGAATTAATTACAAAAATTAATAATGGTCGTAAGGCCCATAAAGCTGAAGTTAGTTTTGCAACTTCAAAGCTTAAAACAGCGATTTTAGAATTATTGGTTAAAGAAGGATATATCAAATCTTATGATATTCGTCCAACTGAAAACAATAAATCTGAAACAGTTGTTAAACTAAAATACAAAAACCAAACAACATCTTCTATCAATGGTTTTAAACAAATTTCAAAACCAGGATTAAGAATTTATTCAACACACTTAAATTTACCAAAAGTATTAAATGGTTTAGGAATTGCTATCATCACAACTTCAAAAGGTGTTATGTCAGATAAACAAGCAAGAAAGGAAAATGTAGGCGGGGAAGTAATCGCTTACGTTTGATAAGAATATTTATGTCAAGAATTGGAAATCGTAAATTAACTATTCCAGCTAATGTAAATGTTAGTGTTGAATCTGGTAAAGTACATATTGTTAGTCAAACTGCAAAATTAAGTGTTGATTTTCCAGTAAATCTAATTAGTGTAGATGTTGTTGATAATACTGTTAAAGTTAGTCGTGCAAACGATGAAAAACAAACAAAAATGTTTCATGGAACAGTAAATGCAAATATTGCTAATGCTTTAGTTGGTGTAACTACTGGTTGAAAGAAAGAATTAGAAGTTAAAGGGGTAGGTTTTAGAGCAAAAGTTGAAGGTTCAAAACTTAATTTAGGATTAGGTTTTTCTCACCCTTTATTAATTCAAATTCCAACAGGTTTAAAAGTTGAAACACCATCAGCTACTGAAATTAGTATTAATGGAGCAGATAAAGCTGCTGTTGGTGCTTTTGCAGCAGTAGTACGTGCTTATCGTAAACCAGAACCTTACAAAGGTAAAGGTGTGATGTATAAGGGCGAAAGAATTGTGCGTAAAGCAGGTAAAACTGCAGATAAGAAAAAATAGAAAGGTCATTCATAAAGTATGAAAAGAATTAATTTTAGTCGTGCTAAACAACGTGCACTTCGTGCTAAACGTCTTCATGTTAAAATTCGTAACCTTCAATTAGCTGCAAACAAACCTGTTTTAGTTA is drawn from Ureaplasma parvum serovar 3 str. ATCC 27815 and contains these coding sequences:
- the rplF gene encoding 50S ribosomal protein L6, whose amino-acid sequence is MSRIGNRKLTIPANVNVSVESGKVHIVSQTAKLSVDFPVNLISVDVVDNTVKVSRANDEKQTKMFHGTVNANIANALVGVTTGWKKELEVKGVGFRAKVEGSKLNLGLGFSHPLLIQIPTGLKVETPSATEISINGADKAAVGAFAAVVRAYRKPEPYKGKGVMYKGERIVRKAGKTADKKK